The proteins below come from a single Ignavibacteria bacterium genomic window:
- a CDS encoding LOG family protein encodes MRRIITIFGSSLPVFGDEQYSNAYKLGSIFAQNGFDLCTGGNSGIMEAVSRAASENGAKAIGITLNGSFGTHNTFLTEHRAHDTLFERIQALIETGDAYVALQGGTGTLLEMAAVWEFMNKGFLHEKPFACHGSLWKPIIDSMEEQIRKEKRKTGLVKYFETIDECADYIIRGLNGSL; translated from the coding sequence ATGCGCAGGATAATAACTATTTTCGGCAGCTCGCTTCCCGTTTTCGGCGATGAGCAGTACAGCAATGCCTATAAACTGGGCAGCATATTTGCCCAAAACGGGTTCGACCTCTGCACCGGGGGCAACAGCGGCATTATGGAGGCAGTTTCAAGAGCCGCTTCTGAAAACGGCGCTAAAGCCATTGGCATAACGCTTAATGGCTCATTCGGGACACATAATACATTCCTCACAGAGCACAGAGCGCACGATACACTGTTTGAAAGGATTCAGGCCCTGATTGAAACCGGCGACGCCTACGTGGCCCTTCAGGGCGGCACGGGAACACTCCTGGAGATGGCAGCCGTGTGGGAATTTATGAACAAAGGCTTCCTCCACGAAAAACCCTTTGCCTGCCACGGCAGTCTATGGAAGCCAATTATAGATTCAATGGAAGAGCAGATTAGAAAAGAAAAACGGAAGACCGGCCTCGTAAAATATTTCGAAACCATCGATGAGTGCGCGGACTATATCATCCGCGGCCTGAATGGTTCGTTGTAG